In Fusarium falciforme chromosome 9, complete sequence, the sequence TCGCTATGACTCGCCTCAGCCTGGCCAGGGCACGAGCGCTGAACCAACGACGTAATCGCATCGCGACAACCACAATCGAATTATCCGCAAATCGTTAATCCATCATCAAGTATTTGCGGACGATGAGAGCCGGACCCCCTTGAGACACCTTGATGGAAGACGATGCTCCTCTCAGCCCGGATCCGGGCCAGGATCACCATGGCGGCCATCACAGATCCAATGGTCGCGTCTCTCTGTATCGAGTTGGCTCTAATATGAGCAGATCCAGCATCTTTGAAGATGTAGAGATGGCTCATGAAGAGGTAAGACAGCTCGTTCAATTGGTTGCCATCTTTAAGCATGGATCAACTGACTTAATTCTCTTCTCAGCTCTACTCTGGACCGGTTGCTGAAAGTCTCCCCACCAGCGTATCAGCTTTTTCGCACCGCAGACCACGCGCCGATTCGACGACTAGCTTCACCTACTacgatgacgatgccgaTGGCTTCccagatgaggaagacgcAGAGAGCGTTGCCGTTCAAAGCATTCCCGGCGACTATATTCGGCGAAGTGTTTCTGACATTGGCGACTTGGAGTTTGGAGCTGATGCtgtcgaagatgaggatgaagagttGGATCACGACTATCGTGCCTCGGAAGATGATTATGCCCTTCGCAGGCACTCTTCATCGTACTCCCGAAATTCGGTTCATGCTCGTCTCTTGCGACGAGACAGCACGGCCACAATCGGAAGTTTCCGCCGACATGGTCGGACCAGCCAGAAGATTTATATGGTCAACGAGGACCTCACGATCGCAATTGCAGGTTTCAAAACCAGTCGCGTCGGCTCTGCAGTGTACCTACTGCTATGCATCCTAACCTGTGGGCTGGCCTACCTTCTTTTCCGTTGGCTACCCCGGTGGTATGTCGGCCTCCTTGGGCAGCCGTGCGCCCTGCGGGACTGCGAATGGGTTGTCATAGAAAACCAATGGGGTGAACTTGTCACCATGTCGGTTCGTTCTCAGCCATACGGGCGGCCGTTGTCGACCGTTTTTGGCCTACCCGAGAAGTTCTACTCAGAAgtcttggatgatgatgaccctATTATCGATGACCTCCGAACCCTCGATTACCGTTACGTCCGACTTTGCTTCCACCCTCTCAAGGATAAGTTTATGCTTTTCAATGGGTGGAAGGATCCAAGTTGGACCGATGTGCGGCTCACTCGCGCTGGACTTGACAGTGATGAGAAGGGTGTCCGTGAGATTGTCTTTGGCAACAACCTGATTGACATTGAGCAAAAGACGATGAGCCAGCTCTTGGTTGATGAGGTGCTCCATCCATTTTATGTCTTTCAGATTGCCAGTCTTGTGCTCTGGTCTCTGGACAGCTATTACTACTATGCGGTTTGCATCTTCCTCATGTCTGTTGGTAGTATTACAGCTACACTTCTCGAGACACGGGCTACAATGCAGCGTCTCCGCGAGATCTCGCGTTTCGAGTGCGACGTTCGAGTCCTTCGTAACGGATTCTGGCGGTTTGTCAGCTCCAGCGACTTGGTCCCTGGCGACGTCTACGAACTCAGCGATCCCAGTCTCACACAGTTTCCAAGTGACAGTCTTTTGCTCACTGGAGACTGCATTGTCAACGAGAGTATGCTCACTGGCGAGTCGGTTCCTGTCTCGAAGCTCCCAGCCACCGACGAGACACTGCGCTCTATGGACCTGGCGGCTTCTTCAGTGACGCCTGAGACGGCTCGACACTTCCTTTTCGCTGGCACAAAGATCATTCGTGCGAGACGGCCTCAAGACGATCAGGATGGTGATGCAGTTGCGCTTGCACTTGTTGTCCGGACTGGTTTCAATACCACAAAGGGGTCTCTGGTACGATCAATGCTGTTCCCGAAACCATCTGGGTTCAAGTTCTACCGTGATTCGTTCCGGTATATTAGTGTTATGGCGATTGTTGCTGCCATCGGTTTCCTGGCGTCATTCGTCAACTTCATTAGACTGGGACTCGCCTGGCATTTGATCATTGTGAGAGCACTCgatctcatcaccatcgtcgTGCCTCCAGCTCTGCCTGCTACCCTGACAATTGGAACAAACTTTGCTCTAAGTCGGCTTAAGAAGAAGCAAATCTTCTGCATCAGCCCTCAGCGAGTCAATGTCGGTGGAAAACTGGATATCATGTGTTTCGACAAGACAGGCACGTTGACGGAGGAGGGTCTGGACGTTCTTGGTATTCGAGTTGTCAACCGGGACTCCAACAAGTTCGGCGAGATCATCACCGAGCCTCAGATGCTACTTGCCGAGGCCACGCGGCAGAATGCCCAGGACACTTTCCGAGCAGCCTTGCATACCATGGCCACCTGTCACTCTTTGCGGTCCGTAGATGACGAACTGGTCGGTGATCCTTTGGATCTCAAGATGTTCGAGTTCACATGCTGGTCATACGAAGAAGGAAAACAAAACGTTGCAGAaggcgaagatgaggaacAAGGTGGACTTGCGCCATCGATTGCAAGACCTCCTAATGTAAGTAACCCATGTCTCGCCTGGTTAAGTGGATTCCAACGTTAAATTAGGCAAACCTTGAACTCGGTGTGCTTAAGTCGTTCGAGTTTGTCTCCCAGCTTCGACGAGCCAGTGTTATTGTCCGTCAATTTGGCCAGAAAAGCGGTGATATTTTCGTCAAAGGTGCCCCTGAAGCTATGAGGGAGATCTGCCGGCCAGAAAGCTGTAAGTATTGCGTAATTTGTCGAGAGATTTACGCTGACCGTCCCCGTATAGTTCCCAGTGATTATGACGAGCTTCTATCATTCTACACGCACAAGGGCTACCGTGTCATCGGTGTTGCCAGCCGTCatctcaagaagctcagctGGGTCAAGGCTCAGAAGATGACTCGAGCTGATGTCGAAAGTAACCTCGACTTTGTAGGATTCATCGTCTTCGAGAATAAGCTCAAGCCTACCACGGCGGGAGTTTTGGAGGAGCTTCTGGCTTCCAACATTGGAGCTGTGATGGTTACTGGAGACAATATCTTGACAGCCATCAGTGTCGCTCGGGAGTGCGGCCTTATGGATCGAACTGCTCATTGCTTTGTGCCTCGCTTCGTCGAGGGTAAGTTTGGAATTCGTAAGTAATGAGAACCATGCTAACTTGGTAGGCGATTGCCGTGATGCGGAAGCAAAACTGCAGTGGGAAAGCATTGACAACAACCTGTACCACTTGGACGAAGCAACGTTGCTAGTGAGTCGGCACTACAAGTCGCCATGAGTTGCGTTCGCTAACATTAGTAGCCTCTACCAGCGCCCCCGGAGGATGATGCATCTCTGCCATATGACATATCCAACTTGCGCAATTACTCATTGGCCGTTCCTGGCGATGTGTTCCGTTGGGTTGTGGACTTTGCATCACCTCAAGTTCTCCAACGAGTTTGTCTATCCAATGTCTTGTCTTGAGGCTTAGCTAACATGGAATGTAGATGCTCATCTCTGGCAAAGTGTTTGCGAGAATGTCCCCTGATGAAAAACACGAGTTGGTTGAGAAGCTGCAAAGCATCGACTACACGTGCGGCTTCTGCGGCGACGGTGCGAACGACTGTGGTGCCCTGAAGGCAGCAGACGTGGGCATTTCCTTGTCCGAGGCAGAGGCTTCTGTGGCGGCCCCGTTCACCTCCAGAGTCTTTGATATCGGTTGTGTCTTGGAGGTTATCAAGTAAGTTGGCAGTGATACCAGGTTGAGTAGTGATCTAACAATTCCACAGGGAGGGTCGAGCGGCCTTGGTGACGAGCTTCAGCTGCTTCAAGTACATGAGTTTGTACTCGGCAATCCAGTTCACCTCGGTCACGTTTCTCTACGCCAAGGCCTCCAACCTGGGAGACTTCCAGTTTCTGTTTATCGATCTCCTCCTGATCCTCCCTATCGCCATCTTCATGGGATGGGCAGGGCCAGCACCAAAGCTCTGTCGCAAGCGACCCACGGCGGACCTGGTATCGCGCAAAGTACTTACGCCATTGCTGGGCTTCATGACCATTTGCGTTCTATTCCAGACGGTGACATATATCACAGTCAAGGAACAGCCGTGGTACATTCCCCCAGAGGTGCACCGCGATGAACCTAGCATCCAAAACTCTCAGAACACGGCCCTCTTCCTGTTTTCTTGCTTCGAATATATCTTGTCTGGAGTGATCCTCAACGCGGGACGGCCGTTCCGGCAGCGGACAACGCAGAACTGTGAGTACTTAAAATTACGCCGCGTAATGAGCTGGGCTGACTTGAGATGTTTGCAGGGCCATTCACCACGACTGTCGTTATAGCCCTCTTAATCACCGTGTACATGATTCTCGTACCGGCTCAGTGGGTGATCAATCTGATGGAACTGACCAAGATGAGCTGGGACTACGAACTATTCCTTATTGGATTGGGAGTTGCGTACTTCGTTGTGGCCTGGGCATTCGAGCACTTCTTGGCTCTACAACTCGCCCGATATATCGGGGTTGTTAAGGAGCGAATCACGGGAAAGAcaaagaagcgcaaggagtACAAGATCATTAGGGAAGCAGCTCGGGTATAATATTGGGATATGGTTGATGTGAGCCAATGGCTGAGTTGGATTGGTTGGCGATGTTAGAGCCACGATGAAAAGCATTTGGATGAGATGAAGTATGAAGTAGAGCATCCATAGCGAGTTAACCAATTTTCTATCGGAACACTCGAATGTTCGAACACGATTGCGTGTATGCAATGGTTGGATATAGACCTACAGCTGTTTACATGGCATATTTTCTCGATTGATACAGAGTCAATGACGTAGTTGACTTGGTGTGAACATCACGCACAGCCTCGGCAACCAGAACAACAGCCATGTACAAATTGACGATAATTTGATGTTTGGTCATAGACTTTGATCAAGCTGAATGATTTTCTTCGAACTGGGATAGGTACACAGAGCAAGTATACGCAGGCTCTTTGGAAATGAACTACGGTGAGCCTCCTCACAACTCATCCCACTCAACCCCCAAGATGCCATCTAACATGTTTACTAGACTGGATTCTCGATGGAGGCTACCTCCCCCACGCCGTCATTCGCGTCGGCATCAGACGCCAGCTGCGGGAGCGAATCGACTC encodes:
- a CDS encoding Cation-transporting ATPase, translated to MEDDAPLSPDPGQDHHGGHHRSNGRVSLYRVGSNMSRSSIFEDVEMAHEELYSGPVAESLPTSVSAFSHRRPRADSTTSFTYYDDDADGFPDEEDAESVAVQSIPGDYIRRSVSDIGDLEFGADAVEDEDEELDHDYRASEDDYALRRHSSSYSRNSVHARLLRRDSTATIGSFRRHGRTSQKIYMVNEDLTIAIAGFKTSRVGSAVYLLLCILTCGLAYLLFRWLPRWYVGLLGQPCALRDCEWVVIENQWGELVTMSVRSQPYGRPLSTVFGLPEKFYSEVLDDDDPIIDDLRTLDYRYVRLCFHPLKDKFMLFNGWKDPSWTDVRLTRAGLDSDEKGVREIVFGNNLIDIEQKTMSQLLVDEVLHPFYVFQIASLVLWSLDSYYYYAVCIFLMSVGSITATLLETRATMQRLREISRFECDVRVLRNGFWRFVSSSDLVPGDVYELSDPSLTQFPSDSLLLTGDCIVNESMLTGESVPVSKLPATDETLRSMDLAASSVTPETARHFLFAGTKIIRARRPQDDQDGDAVALALVVRTGFNTTKGSLVRSMLFPKPSGFKFYRDSFRYISVMAIVAAIGFLASFVNFIRLGLAWHLIIVRALDLITIVVPPALPATLTIGTNFALSRLKKKQIFCISPQRVNVGGKLDIMCFDKTGTLTEEGLDVLGIRVVNRDSNKFGEIITEPQMLLAEATRQNAQDTFRAALHTMATCHSLRSVDDELVGDPLDLKMFEFTCWSYEEGKQNVAEGEDEEQGGLAPSIARPPNANLELGVLKSFEFVSQLRRASVIVRQFGQKSGDIFVKGAPEAMREICRPESFPSDYDELLSFYTHKGYRVIGVASRHLKKLSWVKAQKMTRADVESNLDFVGFIVFENKLKPTTAGVLEELLASNIGAVMVTGDNILTAISVARECGLMDRTAHCFVPRFVEGDCRDAEAKLQWESIDNNLYHLDEATLLPLPAPPEDDASLPYDISNLRNYSLAVPGDVFRWVVDFASPQVLQRMLISGKVFARMSPDEKHELVEKLQSIDYTCGFCGDGANDCGALKAADVGISLSEAEASVAAPFTSRVFDIGCVLEVIKEGRAALVTSFSCFKYMSLYSAIQFTSVTFLYAKASNLGDFQFLFIDLLLILPIAIFMGWAGPAPKLCRKRPTADLVSRKVLTPLLGFMTICVLFQTVTYITVKEQPWYIPPEVHRDEPSIQNSQNTALFLFSCFEYILSGVILNAGRPFRQRTTQNWPFTTTVVIALLITVYMILVPAQWVINLMELTKMSWDYELFLIGLGVAYFVVAWAFEHFLALQLARYIGVVKERITGKTKKRKEYKIIREAARV